cttttttttccctctctgtcatCAACTCAGTGAAAATATTGAATATGTGGGTGTTTGCATTTCCCACTGGTGGCATCGAGTGGGAGCTGGACTCCCTGGGGAGCAGTGCTGCCTCAGCTCCAGCGGGCCCTGAGGACAGTGCAGTACCCTTGAGAGTACTCCATCTGCCCAGCTGTCTCCTTGCACAGTCTCACAGGTGAATCTGGATATTTCAGATTTGCTTTTGATTTAAATGAGGAGTGACAGCCTAAAATGCCAAGGTTCTCCAAAAGGAACTAGTGTTGGATTTGGGACAGCTGGCCTGGTGGCTTGGTCTGGCCACAGACCCTGCAGCCCCTGATTTCCTGAAGTCCATACACTAGCTGTAGAGACATGGATATGTTTCTGTTGAAGCTCAGTCCAAGACCTGACGGAGCTTCACTAGACCAAACTTCACTAAACCAACCTCCCTCTGTCTGCTAGCTCATGCTGGGCTTTGCTACTCTAGGGAAGAGCCCAGGCTGCTCCTGTGTTTCCTgatgccttcccctcccccccccccacattctTCAGCTGTTGCTTCCTTTTCCCTTGTTAGTTGTTAAAGATACGCTTGGAGCTTTCTAGCCCTATTATGATGAAGGTTTCTGTGAGTTAAGTGTATCCACCAGGTACTTTGCAGACTGCAGAGAGCACCTGAGAGCTTGCCGGGGCAGCAGTCCTGCTTTGCCAGCACAGCGCTGACTAatgccctttctcctttcctttctgcagtggCTGAAGGATCCTGGTCCCCGCAATGAGAAGAGGACCCTTTTCTGTGACATGGTGTGTTTCCTGTTCATTACTCCTCTGGCAGCGATCTCAGGCTGGCTGTGTCTTCGTGGAGCCCAGGATCATTTGCAGTTCAACAGCCGACTGGAGGCCATTGGACTCATAGCACTAACTATAGCACTTTTTACAATCTACGTCCTTTGGACACTGGTGAGTGTGCAAGAGAGAGCCTCGCTCTCCACTGCCTGGGGTCTTGTTCTGCTAAAAAGGGAGGTCAGAGTACTGGCTCACACCGCTTTGGTGCAGCCAGCCATTTCTCTGACTGCCCTCCTGAGCAAAGCTCTGGCTCGTTCTCTTGAATGTCCATTTAATTGTCTTTAAATGGGAGCTGCTAAAGTTGTTGCTTGAAAATGAGCTGCTGGCTGTGCCTGAGAATGAGAAACCACTTCCTGATCATCTGCTTTCCAGATTGACATGGGAGCCATGTTCCGTGGGCTGTAAGGTATCCAGGCACAGACAGGCTTGAGCATGGCTGAGGCTGGGTGGAAAGCGCTGGCGCTGGGGGCAGGCATCAATCTAGCTGTTGTGCCTATTGCTATTTTAAAGTAAGAGAAGAAACACAGACTTGGCGCTTCGgtggtttaggaaaaaaaaccctggaaaacatttgatCCTAAGGAACCTTCCACCATGTCCCTTCACTCTTTGTGCCACCCAGTGCAGCGGGGCCATACTCAGAGGAGCAGTAGCAAGGAGGAAGGAGGTGCCAGCCCGTCAACTGGTTGTCTGGGGTTTCTGTGGCCCATAGCTAAATAAATATctacaaatgtatttttgaaatgtcAGTAGCACACAAGGGTGTGTGTAAGGAGTACTCTGACCTGGGCAGAGCTCTGCCTCCCTTCTCGAACTGGGCTTTCAGGCGCAGAGCTCTGAGCCAAGGTTGGGTAGgcaggctgccctggcccaccACTGCTGTTTTACTGCTACATTATGGGGGTTAGAGGAACCAAGGATTAGTGGGAATCGGCACTTGGTTCTGCCTGGATGCTTCACTGATCTGTGCTGGGAAAGGGTTTCCCACAGATGCCTTGCTTTGCGTCCTTTCACACATGCTGTGTTAGGCAGCCAGGAGCCTGCAGCTTGGAGCAGGGCCGTAAGAGCAGGAAAGCAAATATGAATTTGCTGTGTAGCACGTCCGTGAGCTCTCCCAGCTGAGAGCCCAGAGGAGCATCTGGGCTAGGGAGTAGCTCCTTGCCCTGCTGCTCCCAGAGCCCCTGCAGGCTCCCCAAGCCGAGCTGCTCCTGTTCTCTCTGACGGCTCCCAGGCTGGGGACTTTCTTCTGTTTCCCACCCAGTTCTTTCATGTTCTGTTGGTGTGGGTTTCAGGGTTTGGGTTTTCATTTCAGCTCTCCTCCTTCCAAGCCTGGCATGTACTCACACCCTCTTGGTACCCTTTTCTGGCTGCTTGCTGGGAAGCACCATCTTGGGAAGGGAGGAGACACAGTGGCCAGGGGTGAAAGAGTGGGGCCCAGAAAAGCTGGCCGTGCTGTGGGCAGCCCAGTCACAGCCCGGTTCCCTGCCACCTTGTGCGCTGATCTCTCAGAGAAACTGAGCTTTCCCTGGGGTTTGGACGTTCCTTGCAGCTCTCCTACATGGGCTCTGGTGAAGGGTGAGCTGGTGCTGCAGCCTCCCCTTCGGTGGGGTGCGCATAGGAAGCAGCCAGTGCACTGAGTGCGTGTGATCTGTGCTGCTGTCAAAACAGGCAGCAACTGCAATGCACTAGGGAACTGTCAAGGGAGAACCCCAGCGCTGCATGTACATGCTCTGACGCACAGTTGCGTAAGCTTCATTTCTGCAGAAAGCTGAGCTACAACTGGAAAGCTTAAGAGGAAGTGCTTCTGTCTTCTCTGTCCTGGGACTGATCTGGAGCCCCGTTATTCAGACTTACTGTAACAGGCTATTGCAATACCTCTGTGCCACTGTGGGCTGTGCAGCGCAGAGGGCTGTTATGCGGGTCGACAGTGATGCGCTGTGGTCAGAGCCCCAGCGTGAGGTTTGTGGGAGATGCTGTGGTCAGGGCTACTGCTCCTTCCTATGGAGCAGGAGCTTTCCTTGAATTTTGCCTTATTAACTCTCCATTTGCACACTGTCTCTGAACACTACAGCAATGCTACAAGAGGCATCTACTTCTCATGTAAAAGTAAATCCCATTATTTCCACAGTTGCATCTCTATGTTAGGAAAAGATGGGAGCGTACAGGTGAATAGGCTAAATTGCCCCATGCACGGCCCAGCTCCATCTCTGGTAGCATGTGTGAGTACTATCCAAAAGTAGTAGGGGTACTGACTTTTTATTTGTCAGGTATACCAGCTAAATGACGCATGATGTTCCCTTtacttctgcaaaacaaaaaactttggtTTTGAAGAGTGGCTGACTAGATtaagtatttaattttcttcctcacAAGAGGAAGGGAATTTCccttttttgagggaaaaaaatgcaaggaaaatacCTGCTCTCTTTGTTCCTTTTATGTCGCACACAGTCACATTTTATTCCTCAAAAATTTCTAGAAAAGAGTGTAATTTCAAAGCtaaggaagcaggaggagctgggAAAAAATGTGTAGTGGGGTTAATGATtgcagcagggcaaagcaaggAGCCCAGCCAGCTGGGGAAGCCAAGCTGAAAGCTCTCCCCACAgggccagctcctgctgctgggcaggcTGTTGCAGGTCCTGTCCAGCCGTGGCGTCCTCTCCTGTCTCCCTCTGGTGGGCTGTGCATAGAACTGACCATCTCCTGAGCAAGAGCGTTGTCAGAAGAAATGATGGTAAAAGATCAACTAAAGTCCTGCCATTGCAGAGCAAGGAGAGAAGGTTTCTGCAGAGGGTGCATCAGATCCACTGGGATCTGTAAGGCTGGAGGAGTTTGGCTGGATTCAGCCACTTCTAGGCTGATCCCATTGAGAACCCCTGGTTTAGTCCAGCCCCGGAGCTTGCTTCAGCCCATGCCCAGGATGAAGGGGCCAACTATGGTTCCTCCCTGCCATGTCTCTGTGGCTTGTTTCCCAAACCCAGCTGAGTAAACTCTGGCCCTCTGTCCTGGTGCTGCCTGGGAAGCCCCTTTGGCTGTCTCAGACTGGTGTCAGTGCGAGATAGATTTCTCATTAAAGGTTTGGGACATGGAGCACCCCAAACCGTTTTGGGGTtaatgctgcttcctttgcttagGAGCGGTGCTGGAATAGCCAGAAAGCATGACTAGAATGGATGGGGTGGCTGGTGTCTCGCCAGCCCCCTACAGGCTCTGGCATTTCTGCTGGGAGTATGGTAACCAGACCGATGCGTTGTTGCCCACCAGGTTTCGTTCCGCTACCATTGCCAGCTGTACTCGGAGTGGCGAAGGACCAACCAGAAAGTCCGCTTGATGATCCCAGCTTCGCGGAGCCCTCACCCCATGCCCCACTCCCTGCTCTCTGCCAAGCTCATGAAGAAGACCGCGGATGAAACCACCGTCTGATCTGTCCCTCGGCCGCTGCCTACTGTGCTGTGAGGCTGCACCTacggccggggcaggggcagccctttGGGGCTGGCAACAGGAAAGAGGTTCAGATCTCCACGTGCATGCCACGAACGTGATAGCTGTGGAGGCGCTAAGAAACAGTCATCCCACCCAAAGGGACTTTGCAGTTAGCACGTACTTTATGCTACAGCAAACAGACAGATGATAAAAGTCTGTCGTGTGAAACGGCCCAAAAGAGCCCGATGGCAAATGTGCCTGTCTGCAGGGACACTTTCCTATAACTAAATACCATATGTGGAAAATCTCTCCccctatatatgtatatctatatataatattattttttaatggccATGCAGATCGTGTTTCAGTCCTTTTGTGTTGATGTTCTAAGCTTCAGTATAGAAGCTGGCAGCCTGATCTCATTCAGAGGTTAAATCTATGCCTTTTCTCCAAGTGAGCATTTAAAGAACACTTTTCATTGACCGTTCTTGAAAGTCATTCTTCTCCTTTGCACTACATGGGTTTTGACAATGTTGCAGCAGCCTTTGCCGTTATTCTTTGGTCTCTTTTGTGGTGTTTCTGTCCTTTCTACGAAGTTGTgtgtttttaataattattataatcCCAGAAGGAGTAAAATGACATAATACTGAATGGAGACATTTTGTACtgtaaaatactgtaattttgagaatttcaaaagaagttttgaatgagaaaattctttcctgtgcagATGTGATCTCACAAAACACTTTCTTCCCAGAACCTGCTCATCCTCAGGACGTGGATGTGCTCAGCTCTTGGTATGAAAGTCCCTCTAGCAAAGGTAGATGGAGGATCTGTGGGTGGGAAGTGATGGTTTGTACTAGCTAAACTCACCATTGCCTTTTGCTGTTAGAAGGCTCAGAAAGGACCTTTTCTGACCCCAGGAGGTGAGAGCTAGAGTCTCTGTTTACTGGTGTCCTTTCAGTGTCTTGAGGCTGGACCTCTCGTTACTCAGTTCCGCACATACCTTACTAGGGCAGGCCATACTCCACAGTTGCTTGGCAGGATGCAGGCAGCCTCGGCTGCCTCTGTACACTTTACTTGCACATTCCTTGGTGAAAGCCAGAGGAGCTGCTATGGTTTAGTTCATCCCTGAAATGGCTGCCTGCCTGTTATCTGTGTCCACTAGAGAAATGCCCCAAGTTCACTTGTTCCTGGAGGAGCACAGGCTCTGGGTCCCTTCTCTTGCAGGGCcagtgctcctcttcctcctccatccaCCTGCATGCACCTAGCTAACAAACCCCTCTGTCTTGGAGGGGCTGATCTGCCAAAGGTCTTTAGCACCTGGTGTGGAGTCTCTCTTCCTGACTTTGGCTTTTGTCCCTGCCTCTCCACTGCTTCCCCACCGTGCCAGACGATGCCTGCATTTGGTGCTGTGCTCTCCAGAGCCCTGCTAGCAGAGCGGGCTGTAAGGATGCCTGCGTTGGCACTGCCCTGCTGAGTGCTCCAGGGTTATGTGCTGCTGCTTGACATGAGCCTTGGCTCAGATTCCTGCACCAGAGAGCGTAGATAGCAGGGCGAAAGTAGGCTCCAGCAGTGCCCCTGTTCTTGTGGTGGGCATGGGTGTGCACCATGTTCCTCTGCTCTCTTTGCTGAATGCAGGTGGATCGGTCTAGTGCCCTGTTAGACTGGAAGCCCCTGGTGGGCATGAGCAGCAGTAGCCAGTGTCCTGTGTCCCCAGCAGGATGGCTCCAACCCCAGGGCATGTGTCCGCTTTCCTCCTTTATCTCATGTCCCAGGCTTCTTTGCATGACTCAATGATATCCCAGCACATTTTGCAGCAACCTCTGTCTGCCCAGCCTTGGGCTTGCATATGGTGGTCCAGTTTGCTCTCTGCTCTGAGCACAAGGGTCAGATCATGTGTTTGGTCATGGGGACAAAGGCTTTCTGCCACAGCTGCTCCCCTCTCTCTTCCAGACCCCTGGAAAGGTCTGGTCTGTTCCCTTTCCCCACTTACTTGTGGgcaccttcctttctttcccttccttccttttttctgtaatttgGGATGATTTGGCCCGCATTGCTCCTAGAGGCTTACAGTAAAGAGAGGCCTCCTCAGTCCAGCTGCAATCACGGTCACTGCGCAGCAGTAATGTCCTACGAGCACTCATTTCAAATCAGCTTTTGCAGAgtagctgctcctgctgctaaCAGTTCTAGCCTGCTGCTCCCACCGTGCAGAGGTTTGCGTGTGTGCGGGGGCCATGCGGTagcccctctgctccccagctgtgcCGGCTGTGCTGCTGGAGGGGCTCAGCCCTGCTTCCAGGCACCGCAGCTCCTGCGTgggcgctgcctccctccccaaacccctTCCCTTGGCAATGAGCGCTGCATTGCCgctctgtgcctggtgctgggccctcccccccccgcttcaGCCCTTCCCCAGCGACACTCATGTCGCCAGGATATTTCCAGAGCAACAACAATCTGAATCTGGGGGTCTAGTTTAACCCTCCCATCCCTGGCTGCCTCCCAGGAGCTTGATCTTCTGACGCATCTAGTGCTGGCGCTAACGCCTCTAGTATCTGAGGATGTGCATTCCCACACTGCGTTCCCATAGTATGGACTTAATGGGGCTGGTGTTTCAGCTGGGAAACCCGATGTTGATCCAAAGATGCAACTGTGAAAGCCAGAAGTCCctggctggggcagatggggcctggccctgtgctgctgcagggttGTGGCTTCACTCTCTGCTCTGTTGTCTTTATCATAGTTGCCAATAATTGGAGTTGTTGCATGTGCCACTGCAGCAGCTGATAGCGCCTCTTTGaaccttctcctccttcccagtgGAGACGCTCAGCTCTGGGGGATGTGGGAAATCAATGTCTTTGACCTGCCACGTTCCAGTGTCGTGAGGAAATGGGCTGTGCAATTATGTAAATAAAAGTGAGACGAACTGTGGGTTGTTCTGTTGTTACTGGAGAAGTTGGGAGGGCTCGAAGAGCTGGAGCTGTCTCCCTGCTAGGGTACCCTGTGTGCTGGGTTGCCTGGGCACTGCGAGCAGCTTTCCTAGCCTTGCCCCTGGGAGAGCTGGCAGAAGGCTTTCTGCTTGAGCCAAAGCTGGACAAAGCCAAGGCTTGCTCTGATTTGAGGGCAGGTTTCTCCTGTCTGTGCACACTGCAGCCTCCCTAGTGTGGGTCAAGCAAGGAGGTGAAGGTGATGGTGAGGTTTGGGCCAAGGGGATTCTTTCAGCCTCTCCAAGGGGCGGGCAGAGGGCTACACCAGCCCAGCCTGGCTAAGAGCTGCAGGAACATTTGATGAGGCCTTACCACCATCCTGAGGAACTCCAGAGTCTTAGTCCGAGTCTTGCCGAGGCTTTGGAGTGCTACATCAGGTTAGAGGGATACCTGTTCTCTGTTTTGTTGTCTCTTTAGTGTTCTGCTGACCTGGTAAAGGCTAGTAAACTACTAAGGAACCCTTAGGTATGGCCTCAAAGGCAGGGAGTCCCTAGAACCAGAATCCCAACAGATTAGACCTGTGAGGATGACCAGGCGTAGTTAAAATGCCAACTTGATGTCATGTTTTGCAAGCTGTGCCACAGGAATGCTTATTTGAAACATTGCTGACATTTCTCCAGTGAATCATCTGAGCAGGTCCACCCTGCTGccagccagtcctgcctggcGCTTCGCTCCAGGGGGGTCTGCTTGCTGGTGCTAAGAGCTGCAGGACCATTTGACGAGGCCTTGCCACCATCCTGAGGAACTTCTTGGAGTCTTGGTCTGAGTTCTGCTGAGCCTTTGGAGTGCTACATCTGAAGCTGCAGCATGTGAAAGCTGCCAACTGGTTTGGAGCAGGAGAGGGTGATCTAGGCTCCTGGGACACGGTACTCTGCAGCTTGCTCCAAGGACAACGTGGGGCACAGAGTTCTGGCAGGGCTTGCTGAGCTTGTTCCTCCAGACTGGTGTGGAGGCAGGAGTCCCTGTCCTGGGCTGGATCCAGCCCCCCGGGGCAGAGACTCCATATCCTGCACAaccctgcagctgggagcagctgaGCTGGGGATGGTGCTGATCTTCCCAGCTAGATCGGTCCCTCGTGACCACGGGTATCTGGGGAGCCCCTGGGCAGGAAGCAGGAGCTCAGTTTTCCTTCCTGGGCTCTGTTTTTAGCACGGCCTCATCCTATCCCCATGGAAGAGGCTGAGCTTTTGGCAGTGCACTGTGCTGCCCAGCCCTGTCCTTAGCCACTGGCTTCCTGCTCTGCTCCCGTGGAGGCTGGGGGCTGCTTGGCCCACCCTGAGAGGGATGAACAGACCTCCTGGGGCTGGGAGCCATGCTCAGGGCAGCCAgagcctcctcctgccctgcaaaaCCCAAGCACAAGAAACAGTCAGTAATCCTGAGCCCAGTCTCTGCCAGTCCTGGGGACAGCACAACCAGATGCTCTGGGCCTGTCAGCACCAGCACAAATGGGAAAAGCAAGAGCTGGGGGCCTGGCCTGTGCGCTGGCACATCATGAGCATCCTGCTGGTTGGGGGCTTTACCCTGTGACCAGGCAGAGATGCTGGGCAGCAGCTTCACCAGCACCTGCGGCTGCCCATGGCTCCGAGCAGCCTCACTGGGACTCACCAGCATGGTGGGACTTTGCAGCACACTATGCTCCTCTGGCCAGTGAGGGAGGACCTGCGACTGGGGAGGAAAACAGGTTCCTTGGGGTGAAGTATGCGTGCACACATATGTGAGCCTGCCTGGGGTGTGCGAGTGCCCAGAGGCGTGAGCATGGATGTGTGtgtccatgtgcatgtgtgtgcacagaaGTAGATCTGGGCAGTCAGGCAAAGGTCTGGCTTGGGCTGAAGCTGTCTCCTAGGAAGCAGGGCTCGGCCATGCACAGCCACGGCAGACCTCTCTGCCCCAGCCAGGATGCCCCGTGGCAGGGTGATCTGTACCCCAAAGTGCCAGCCAGCACCCAGTCTGCCGGGGCTGTGGGCTGTGCCAGGTcaggctccagcagtgcctccttGGTGTCTTGCAGGACCATCCCCATGCTTGGACCTGCCACGCTTTCTAGGGAATCCCTCTGTcccaccacagccctgggacagggAGTGTCTGGCTGCCATGGCTCTGCCTGGATTTGCAGTGAGCAGCACCCGCAGTGCTGGCTCCTGCATGCACAGGGATCCCCGGTGGCATGCGACACCCAGGGCCTCCCTGGCAGGGCTGGTTCTATGAACTGGAAAAGGAGGGGGCTATGAACATGTCTATCTGGCAGGCACTCCAATGGCAACCTGCTCAAGGAGCatccattccccttcccccaacacTGCTGGGTTTTCCTACCCGTTCAGCTTCCCCATACTGCTTTTTATCCAGGACTCCCGTCTTGCCCCAGGTTAGGAGAGGCAGCGGTGTCTCCCACTCTCTCCTATGACAGGCTGGTGACAgctctcagaggctggccaaggCCCAGTGCAGTGTCCTGCCTTCCTCCAACTGAGCGTGACACTGCTGCCCAGCTTGGGGCAAAGCCCCCAGCGCCAGATGGGCCTGGGCAGCAGAGGTGATGGGGGCAGCCCCTGGCACCTGCAGCCCAGGTGGAGGTAACTTGTGgaaaaagcagagctgcctctcaGTATGGTCCATCCAGCACATGGCACCCACTGGCCCCCCTCCTTGCTGGCCTGCAACAGCTGGGGATAGTCCTTTGGTAGTGCAGACACTTGTCCTGAGAGAGAACAAATCGATGACACCCTTGGCAGTAGCACCTGTATGGGATGTGTTGGCCAGCGGGTTGCTGAGAACCAAACTGCCTGGCCTGCGTTCGGACTGGCCGAGGCTTTCGGCCTGACGATCCGTCTGCATAGGGGCATCAGTGTCCAGCCGAGCAACCCAGGGCCATACCCTGTGTAGGCACCTGTTGGTGGCCTTTTCCAAAAGGGGCTGGTGCCAGTCTGCCTTTTAACTTGCTTGCATGAAATCAATGTTGATTGGGGTCCATTTTAAGGGTTTTGTGTCCTGGAGCAAGACCTGCTTTCCTGCAGAGTTGTGGCTCCTTGCTGTCAGCCAAGAGAAGTCCCTCCGATGAGAGGGTTTAAGAAATTTCCCAGCTTTGGgttgtttcttttcctacttgtattagtcttttctttaaattgtaGCTCATTCCAGCCACCTTTAAACACGGAGCTCCTGAGCCACATTAGCATTTTTCCACCTCCTGGCACCTCCTTGCTCATGTCCAGGTGGCTATGGCCGTTCCAAGCCCAGCCCCGGGACTCTCATCCCACCAAGGGACATCAGATGTTTCACTGTTAGCGCAGCATATGTTCAGCTCAAGAAAGAAATTTGGAAGCAGACAATTTTTTCTGTTCAGGCCCTTATCGGTCTAGAAACCAGAGGAGTCATCCCTATTTGAGTCTCCCATGGAAATCCCTGCTGGAGGGACCAGCTGTCTGTCTCCCAGGGGCATTGGCGCTTTGGGGAATCAGGTGCGTGGATGTGATGATGGGCTGGATGTGGACAACATCACAGAAACTTGCCTTTCCTGCTCCCAAGAGGCCTTTGCTGCCCACTCTGTACCCCATGCCCCACTGAAGCATCAGCGAGCTGTAACCTGGGAAGAGGGATACCTGTGTGCCTTGCAGCCTGTGTCTCCTGTTGTCACCATAAAGGGCAGCGctagcacagtgcagggctgctgggggggggggtgtcatcCTAGCACTGAGCACTCCTTACATGCCCTGGTGTGTgactccctttgccaccttgcctTGTCTGAGTCTGCCAGCCAGTGCCAGGAGCTGCAATGTGGTTGGAGGAGGGTCCGAGAAGGGCCTCAGTCGGTGGGTGACTCATGGATGGATTGAGGAGGATGGGAGCTTTTTCCCTGGCGACAGCATCTCTAAGGGCATTTTCCCACATGGAGTCTCCAGTGTCTTGTAAGACAGAAGCTCCCACCATCCGCTACCAACAGGCATGAATGCAGTCCCTCCTCCACCCAGCTGTCTGTTCTCACTAGCCTGGTGGGAACCGAATATTGGAGCGCTCTGCCCCATCACCTAGCGCATTGGATTGAAAACTGCCAAGGGGGGGTCCAAAAGTgatgagggaagagagagaggcagacacacacacatgcatggggatgcatttgcttcctttttgtgcAAAACCAGAGTGGAAATATCAGTGTGGGCATGGTTTGAAGTAGAGCCTCCTGCCACAGCCAGGGCTGACACTGAACAGTGCAGATGCCTAAGCTTGACATCAGGCGTGGGGCCACCTGTTTGAGGCTTTCCTGGGTCAAAAGGGGATTATTGCTGGCTCTGGTAGTCACCAAATGGCTCACAAGGAAGGAAGGTGCCTGTGAGCACTGTATCCATAGTGTGTGCTGGGCCCTGCATGCTTTATTGCAGAGGAGAGGCCGGGCACTGCCTGCGAGAAAAGATGCTGCACTGGCTGTATGAGCCCCAAGCATCTCATCTCCCACACGGGTCCCTCCTTTGGCAGGTGAAAGCAGACTGGTTAATGCACAGAGTCCCCATGCCCCTTCTAAGAACAAAATTCCTGAAACCCCTTCTCCTGTATACAAACAGAGGAAACAGGAAACTCCGTAAGAACAATGAAACCTAGATATTTAATGTTGTCTCTTGTTTGTACATCATTTGCATGGGGCACAGCAGAAGTGCTGCTGGGGCCCAAGCTTTTCTGTGGCTCATTTCCAAGCTGGGCCATGTGTcatcagcagcacagctgctgctcccCTTTTGATTGTAAAACAGTGAGGGGTTTGGTTTGGAAGGGCCTGTTCTATTCTTGGCCACGGATGCCTCAAGTCACAGAAATACTGTGATTCTGGTCATTCCCTGCTCCCCTGCAGCTGCAAGGGGAGCAGCCTCGGCCACTGCACAACAGCTGTCCAAATTGCAGTGAGAACTGCACTGCACAAGGCTCACCTGCCAAGGTACATCTGACCAGCTCCAACGCTGCACTGTGCAGCAGCTGGCGCTGTGGGTGACGCGTCCTTGGACCTTGCGGctgtattagaaatattttggGCTCCTTCCCCCTTTGCCAAGAGTTTGAGATGTCCGCCTTACACATGTGGGAACACCAAGGGCTGGCAAAACCAAGCATAAGCAGGAAGCGTACAGGAGG
This sequence is a window from Struthio camelus isolate bStrCam1 chromosome 26, bStrCam1.hap1, whole genome shotgun sequence. Protein-coding genes within it:
- the MARCHF2 gene encoding E3 ubiquitin-protein ligase MARCHF2, producing MTTGDCCHLPGSLCDCPGSAALSKSVEDSDIGRPQYVTQVTAKDGRLLSTVIKALGAQSDGPICRICHEGGNGEGLLSPCDCTGTLGTVHKSCLEKWLSSSNTSYCELCHTEFVVERRPRPLTEWLKDPGPRNEKRTLFCDMVCFLFITPLAAISGWLCLRGAQDHLQFNSRLEAIGLIALTIALFTIYVLWTLVSFRYHCQLYSEWRRTNQKVRLMIPASRSPHPMPHSLLSAKLMKKTADETTV